In Bos indicus isolate NIAB-ARS_2022 breed Sahiwal x Tharparkar chromosome 10, NIAB-ARS_B.indTharparkar_mat_pri_1.0, whole genome shotgun sequence, the DNA window CTACATTGCCATCTGTCGTCCTTTACGCTATTCGACTGTCATGAACCCTAGAGCCTGCTATGCCTTGCTGTTGGCTCTGTGGCTCGGCGGCTTTGTTCATTCCATTATCCAAGTGGCCCTCATCCTCCGCTTGCCCTTCTGTGGTCCAAACCGACTGGACAACTTCTTCTGTGATGTGCCGCAGGTCATCAAGCTGGCCTGCACTGACACCTTTGTGGTGGAGCTGCTGATGGTCTTCAACAGTGGTCTGATGACCCTCCTGTGCTTCCTGGGCCTTCTGGCCTCCTATGCAGTCATCCTCTGCCGTGTACATGGTTCCTCCTCTGAGGGGAAGAGCAAGGCTGTGTCCACATGCACCACCCACATCATCGTTATATTTCTCATGTTCGGGCCTGGCATCTTTATCTACACCCGCCCCTTCAGAGCCTTATCAGCAGACAAGGTGGTTTCTCTCTTCCACACAGTGATCTTTCCCCTGTTAAACCCTGTGATTTATACTCTTCGCAACCAGGAAGTAAAAGCGTCTGTGAAAAGGCTGTTTAGTCAGCACTTAGCCtgataaaaagtggaaaaaatgaatatgaaaataatgactggagaatttcatgtgAAATGAAGGTATTCATTTTCAAAACACTGCTTTTATTGATCATCTCCCATTTGTCTAGACTGTACTAGGCCCTGGGAGAAAGAGCTACTACTGAGGC includes these proteins:
- the LOC109564502 gene encoding olfactory receptor 4N2, whose product is MENENSTEVTEFILGGLTQSQNIQLLVFALVLIFYLIILPGNFLIILTIRSDPSLTAPLYFFLGNLAFLDASYSFIVAPRMLVDFLSEKKVISYTGCITQLFFLHFLGGGEGLLLVVMAFDRYIAICRPLRYSTVMNPRACYALLLALWLGGFVHSIIQVALILRLPFCGPNRLDNFFCDVPQVIKLACTDTFVVELLMVFNSGLMTLLCFLGLLASYAVILCRVHGSSSEGKSKAVSTCTTHIIVIFLMFGPGIFIYTRPFRALSADKVVSLFHTVIFPLLNPVIYTLRNQEVKASVKRLFSQHLA